Proteins encoded in a region of the Prunus persica cultivar Lovell chromosome G4, Prunus_persica_NCBIv2, whole genome shotgun sequence genome:
- the LOC18780655 gene encoding probable aspartyl protease At4g16563 — protein sequence MPSQVSDMMEPLRGVRDGYLISLNLGTPPQVIQVYMDTGSDLTWVPCGNLSFVCMDCDDYRNNRLMPTFSPSASSSSLRDLCGSSFCLDIHSSENSIDPCTIAGCSLTTLLKATCPRPCPSFAYTYGGGGVVTGTLSRDTLRVHGISSTPDNVVTREVPKFCFGCIGSTYREPIGIAGFGRGSLSLPSQLGFLQKGFSHCFLPFKYANNPNISSPLVVGDVAISSKENLQFTPMLKSPMYPNNYYIGLEAITIGNATAITQMPLSLREFDAQGNGGMLIDSGTTYTHLPEPLYSNLLSLLHSVISYPRAKEMETKTSFDLCYVVPYTINTLTKPGDLFPSITFHFLKNVSLVLPQGNHFYAMGAPANSTVVKCLLFQAMDDEDYGPAGVFGSFQQQNVEVVYDLEKERIGFQPMDCASASASQGLHKK from the coding sequence ATGCCGTCACAAGTGTCAGATATGATGGAGCCTTTGAGGGGAGTTAGAGATGGGTACTTGATATCACTTAACTTGGGGACACCCCCACAAGTCATTCAGGTTTACATGGATACTGGGAGTGATCTTACTTGGGTTCCTTGCGGgaatctttcttttgtttgcatGGATTGTGATGACTATAGGAACAACAGACTAATGCCCACATTCTCTCCTTCCGCTTCCTCTTCATCACTTAGAGACCTCTGTGGTAGCTCCTTTTGCCTTGACATCCATAGCTCAGAAAATTCTATCGATCCGTGCACCATAGCCGGATGCTCACTCACTACCCTTCTTAAGGCCACATGTCCTAGACCATGCCCTTCATTTGCTTACACTTATGGGGGAGGTGGGGTTGTCACAGGGACACTTAGTAGAGACACACTTAGGGTTCATGGAATTAGTAGCACTCCCGATAATGTTGTCACAAGGGAagttcccaagttttgttttgggtgcaTTGGGTCTACTTATAGAGAGCCTATTGGGATTGCAGGGTTTGGTAGGGGATCACTTTCCCTCCCATCCCAATTAGGGTTCCTTCAAAAGGGCTTCTCTCATTGTTTCTTGCCTTTCAAGTATGCAAACAACCCTAATATTTCAAGTCCACTAGTTGTAGGAGATGTTGCTATTTCTTCTAAGGAAAACTTGCAATTCACTCCAATGTTGAAGAGTCCCATGTACCCTAACAACTACTACATAGGTctagaggctatcacaataggTAATGCCACTGCAATTACCCAAATGCCCTTAAGCTTGAGAGAGTTTGATGCTCAAGGCAATGGGGGAATGTTGATCGACTCAGGAACCACTTATACTCATTTGCCTGAACCACTTTACTCTAACCTTCTCTCACTTCTCCACTCAGTGATTTCATACCCTAGAGCCAAGGAAATGGAGACAAAGACTTCTTTTGATCTTTGTTATGTGGTCCCATACACAATCAATACTCTCACAAAACCTGGTGACCTATTTCCTTCAATCACTTTCCATTTCTTGAAAAATGTGAGTCTTGTTTTGCCCCAAGGCAATCACTTTTATGCCATGGGAGCTCCAGCCAACTCCACTGTGGTGAAATGCTTGTTGTTCCAAGCCATGGATGATGAAGATTATGGGCCAGCTGGGGTGTTTGGGAGCTTTCAGCAACAAAATGTAGAGGTTGTTTATGACctggagaaagagagaattgggtttcaaCCAATGGACTGCGCTTCAGCTTCCGCCTCTCAAGGACTGCACAAAAAATAA
- the LOC18780670 gene encoding transmembrane protein 56-B, with protein MEVSTKTVMAIKSYQNQAGVLVKNYLLADPFIPYTSIIGGIILCKMVYDLTQLISSFYIKTYAGLTKIQRIEWNSRGISSIHAIFITALSLHFVFWSDLFSDQPHAGLVTFRSSPLSVFGLGVSVGYFCADLGMLLWLYPSLGGMEYVFHHSLSGIAVAYSMFSGEGQLYTYMILISEITTPEINMRWYLDTAGMKRSSAYLINGIVIFLSWLAARILLFGYMFYHVYLHYDQVIQMHTFGYLLVFVVPSVLAIMNLMWFGKIIKGLIKQLAKMQ; from the exons ATGGAAGTGTCTACAAAGACAGTTATGGCTATCAAGTCTTACCAAAATCAAGCGGGAGTGCTGGTTAAAAACTATTTATTAGCGGATCCCTTCATACCATATACTTCCATTATTGGAGGCATAATTTTGTGCAAAATG GTATATGATCTTACCCAGTTAATTAGTAGTTTTTACATCAAGACTTATGCTGGCCTTACAAAAATCCAACGAATTGAGTGGAACAGTCG AGGTATCTCCAGTATTCATGCCATTTTTATCACAGCTCTATCCTTACACTTTGTGTTCTGGTCCGATCTCTTTTCTGACCAACCTCATGCTGGCCTTGTTACATTTCGAAGCTCACCACTGTCCGTTTTTGGATTAGGG GTTTCTGTTGGGTACTTCTGTGCGGATCTAGGAATGCTATTATGGCTATACCCTTCTTTAGGTGGAATGGAATAT GTTTTCCATCACTCACTTTCTGGAATTGCAGTAGCTTATTCCATGTTTTCTGGAGAAGGGCAACTTTATACATACATGATCCTCATCTCTGAGATCACTACTCCAGAGATCAATATGAGATG GTATCTTGATACAGCTGGTATGAAGAGGTCCAGCGCATATCTCATAAACGGCATTGTGATATTTTTATCATGGCTG GCTGCAAGAATTCTGCTGTTTGGTTACATGTTTTACCATGTTTACTTGCACTATGATCAG GTCATCCAGATGCACACCTTTGGATATCTGCTGGTCTTTGTTGTGCCATCAGTGCTAGCAATAATGAACTTGATGTGGTTTGGAAAGATTATCAAGGGATTGATCAAGCAATTAGCTAAGATGCAAtga